Within Mycobacterium heckeshornense, the genomic segment CCGGCCGTTGACGTTGGTCGGCAAGGAATCCATCACCTCGACGTAACGAGGGATCGCATAGTAGGGCATCGACTTTCGCAAGAACTCGAAGAGTTCGGCCGGTTCGATCTCGCAGCCCGGAACCAGCACCAGGCAGAGCTTGATGTCGTCCTCGCTGAGTTCGGAGGGCACGGAGTGCACGGCTGCCTGGGCGATCGAGGGGTGCGCCATGATGGCCTGCTCCAGTTCGATGGATGACACGTTCTCGCCGCGGCGGCGCAACGAGTCTTTCTTTCTGTCGACGAACCAGAAGTATCCGTCTTCATCGACGCGACCACGGTCACCGGTGTGGTGCCAAAGATTTCGGAACGCCTGCACGGTCGCGGCGTCGTCGTTCCAGTACCCGGAGAACAGGCGGAACGGTTCGTCGGGCCGCACGACGATCTCACCGGATTCCCCCACCGGGACCTCGACATCGTTGTCGTCGACTATCTTGACCTGCAGGCCTTTGGTGGGTTTGCCCATGCTTCCGGGCCGGCGCTTGTCGCGCGGATCGCCCAGCAGCACCGGCCAACATTCCGACTGTCCAAAGACCTCAGCGAAAGGGGCGATGCCGAAGCGCTTCTCGAACTGCTCGATGAATTCCGCGGTTGAGGGCATGAAGGTGATGTGGCGCAGCTTGTGGTTGCGGTCGTCCTCGTGGGGTGGCTGGGCCATGATCGCCATCCCCATGGCTCCCATGCCCAGCGCGACGGTGGCACCGGTCTCACGAATGCGTGCCATATAGGTGCTCGCGTGGAATGCAGGCTCCACGATCGCCGATCCGCGAACAGCCAATGCCGCAGCAACCAGCCAGGTTTGACCGCTGAAATGGAAAAGCGGATTGGCGCCGAAGACGATGTCGCCCTTCTCGTACCAGCCGGCGTCGACGAAGACATTGATCAGATTGCAGTAGTAGCCGTGGGTGATGGTGCAGCCCTTCGACGGCCCGGTGGTGCCCGAGGTGTAGATGATCGCGCACACATCGGTGGGGTGGATGTCGGGCTCAGCCACATCCAGGGAAGAGTCCTGCAGCTGTGTGTAGCGCAGGTCAGGCTGCAATGTCAGATCCTGCGCAGGCTCCCCCACCAGGACCAGCC encodes:
- a CDS encoding AMP-binding protein; this encodes MARDDGQPGRTLGGWLREEAALDPGRPFVQCDSDWVTLGELDEQSDRVAAGLQAAGVDKGDRVAINLCNSLEYIVLIYAVAKAGAIQVPLNTYLRGDFLRHQLVQTSPKIYIGDNAAMDLLTPILPTLTERPRLVLVGEPAQDLTLQPDLRYTQLQDSSLDVAEPDIHPTDVCAIIYTSGTTGPSKGCTITHGYYCNLINVFVDAGWYEKGDIVFGANPLFHFSGQTWLVAAALAVRGSAIVEPAFHASTYMARIRETGATVALGMGAMGMAIMAQPPHEDDRNHKLRHITFMPSTAEFIEQFEKRFGIAPFAEVFGQSECWPVLLGDPRDKRRPGSMGKPTKGLQVKIVDDNDVEVPVGESGEIVVRPDEPFRLFSGYWNDDAATVQAFRNLWHHTGDRGRVDEDGYFWFVDRKKDSLRRRGENVSSIELEQAIMAHPSIAQAAVHSVPSELSEDDIKLCLVLVPGCEIEPAELFEFLRKSMPYYAIPRYVEVMDSLPTNVNGRVQKYKLRERGITDTTIDFEKLGHVVARGDRRKA